A stretch of the Acidobacteriota bacterium genome encodes the following:
- a CDS encoding carboxypeptidase regulatory-like domain-containing protein: MIKQCRLSVISFSLLLFCSFVTAQTKSETALTGRVLLDDGQPAARAKVAINSVGLRTGGNEQSVECDETGSFKLSGLAPGSYSISAMAPGYVSMDDNRVYRPGETATIRLIKGGVITGRVTESSGEPLIEASIWLQRLRDLNGKPVRNGENSAWSDDLHTDDRGIYRAYGLLPGVYIVSSIDRSEMRWLGTADNELPTYYPSTTREAAMEITVRPGDEITSIDIRQRDETGRAISGIVSGTTDSAQPFNSPGITLLNAATREAVSATSANQAKAFVLFGIPDGDYELYARMRGRREESAAGSPPLKVTVRGADVTGINLRMIAYGTISGRIVVEPAKPASADAPKCESNSPLSVEEILLQPQSELRNPRSLNALLAENDEADDRTAPNEKGEFTLLNLEPDTYRIEADLPGDNWFVRSMTLPASGAVKTKTDVARSPINLKAGEKLTGVEIAIAPGAASLAGRVTAKEGRNLPSRLRVHLVPAEPTAADDVLRYREALTENNGLFEFKRLAPGKYRLLARSIPDTEKDKPRPAAFDTTERLKLRKDAEAANNEIELKPCQRVKDHALHWPQ; this comes from the coding sequence GCAATCAATTCCGTTGGGCTTCGCACGGGTGGCAATGAACAATCGGTTGAGTGTGACGAAACCGGCAGCTTCAAACTCAGCGGGCTTGCGCCGGGTTCGTATTCCATTTCGGCGATGGCTCCGGGGTATGTTTCGATGGACGATAACCGGGTCTATCGTCCCGGCGAAACGGCGACAATTCGATTGATCAAAGGCGGCGTCATCACCGGTCGAGTGACCGAATCATCCGGCGAACCACTGATTGAAGCTAGTATCTGGCTCCAACGCCTGCGCGATTTGAACGGCAAACCGGTTCGCAATGGCGAGAATTCGGCATGGAGCGATGATCTTCATACCGACGACCGAGGCATTTACAGAGCATACGGATTGTTGCCGGGAGTTTATATCGTCAGCAGCATTGACCGTAGCGAAATGCGTTGGTTGGGAACAGCCGATAACGAATTGCCGACCTATTACCCTTCAACGACACGCGAAGCAGCGATGGAAATCACCGTCCGCCCCGGCGATGAAATCACGAGCATTGATATTCGCCAGCGCGACGAAACAGGCCGCGCCATCAGTGGAATCGTTTCCGGCACAACGGATTCTGCGCAACCATTCAACAGTCCTGGAATCACATTGCTCAATGCGGCAACCCGCGAAGCCGTCAGCGCCACTTCTGCAAATCAAGCCAAAGCCTTCGTCTTATTCGGCATCCCCGACGGCGATTACGAACTGTATGCGCGAATGCGTGGTCGCCGCGAAGAAAGCGCCGCCGGTTCGCCGCCGCTCAAAGTCACAGTCCGAGGCGCGGACGTGACCGGCATCAATTTGCGAATGATCGCTTACGGTACCATCAGCGGTCGCATCGTCGTCGAACCCGCCAAGCCCGCTTCTGCCGATGCGCCCAAATGCGAATCCAATTCGCCGCTGTCGGTCGAAGAAATCCTGCTCCAACCGCAAAGCGAACTTCGTAATCCGCGTTCGCTGAATGCACTGCTGGCTGAAAACGACGAAGCCGACGACCGCACTGCCCCCAACGAAAAAGGTGAATTTACGCTGCTCAACCTGGAACCGGACACCTATCGCATCGAAGCGGATTTGCCCGGCGACAATTGGTTTGTGCGTTCGATGACGCTTCCGGCCAGCGGCGCAGTGAAAACCAAAACCGATGTTGCGCGCTCGCCGATCAACCTGAAAGCCGGAGAGAAACTTACGGGCGTGGAAATCGCTATCGCTCCAGGCGCAGCCAGTTTGGCGGGTCGCGTCACGGCCAAAGAAGGCAGAAACTTGCCCAGCCGTTTACGAGTCCATTTGGTTCCTGCGGAACCGACAGCAGCAGACGATGTGCTGCGTTACCGTGAAGCCCTGACAGAAAATAACGGGTTGTTTGAATTCAAACGCCTTGCGCCCGGCAAGTACCGGTTGCTGGCGCGTTCCATTCCTGACACCGAAAAAGATAAACCACGCCCTGCGGCATTCGACACGACCGAACGCCTGAAACTGAGAAAAGACGCCGAAGCCGCCAACAACGAAATCGAATTGAAGCCCTGCCAGCGTGTGAAAGATCACGCGCTGCACTGGCCACAGTAG
- a CDS encoding carboxypeptidase regulatory-like domain-containing protein produces the protein MNSLSSFRLIFITLVLSALSFTANAQQQLRGTITGRVVADDGTPLSSTTVMLYPITSNAIGNSYKTALTDEEGNFRFTGLPQRPYVINVTEARGYVQPSRLLNSPVQTYRIGDNAMIRLTRGGVITGRVTQANGEPMISVYVSAIRIRDSEGAPVRNQVNYRLRMTDDRGVYRIYGLPSGSYLVAINSTGASLYGNQSPYDGDAPTYYPSTTRDTATEVQVTAGVETSGIDIRHRSEPGHVISGKVSGGSELSVGAARYLSNISLMTYPAGMQVGVTVSRPGDTNNGFSFVGLPDGEYELIAERGSPAGESSLRSESRRVTVRGGDVTGIELRLSPMASIEGRIVIESTPTACDPKARPSVEELTLTARREEKPNDSPAQLFRYPASHAPNEKGEFKLHSLTAGQHRIETNLPSVTWYIKSVTSAGTSAKSATTDLIRSGVVLKSGEKLSGVTITIADGAAGIHGKIVSAKEGGKLPSRLRVHLVPAEPTAADDVLRYGETLTSDGSFAFANFAPGKYWLLAKPVADSEASDRLPTPVAWESVGRGKLRKEAEATKTELELKPCQRVKDHVLRWGR, from the coding sequence ATGAACTCCCTGTCTTCATTCCGCCTGATTTTCATAACATTGGTTCTGTCCGCGTTGTCATTTACGGCCAATGCCCAACAACAACTCCGCGGAACCATCACTGGACGGGTCGTGGCCGATGACGGCACTCCGCTGTCATCCACCACCGTGATGCTGTACCCGATTACCAGCAACGCTATTGGCAATTCGTATAAAACGGCGCTGACCGATGAAGAAGGCAATTTTCGATTCACTGGATTGCCACAACGTCCGTATGTCATCAACGTGACCGAAGCGCGCGGATATGTTCAACCTTCGCGTTTGCTCAATTCGCCTGTGCAAACCTATCGAATCGGCGACAACGCGATGATTCGACTAACGCGAGGCGGCGTCATCACCGGACGCGTTACCCAGGCGAATGGCGAACCGATGATTAGCGTATACGTCAGCGCGATTCGCATCCGCGATTCTGAAGGCGCGCCGGTTCGCAACCAGGTCAATTACCGCTTGCGAATGACCGATGATCGCGGCGTCTACAGGATTTACGGTTTGCCCTCCGGCAGTTATCTCGTCGCCATCAATTCCACGGGAGCTTCCTTATACGGCAACCAATCGCCCTACGATGGAGATGCGCCAACCTATTACCCTTCGACCACACGCGACACTGCCACCGAAGTGCAAGTCACCGCTGGAGTGGAAACGTCCGGCATAGACATTCGCCATCGCAGCGAACCCGGCCACGTCATCAGCGGCAAAGTCTCAGGCGGCAGTGAACTGAGCGTTGGCGCTGCGAGATACCTTTCCAACATCTCGTTAATGACCTATCCGGCTGGGATGCAGGTTGGTGTCACGGTCTCTCGACCGGGCGACACAAACAACGGATTTTCGTTTGTTGGACTTCCCGACGGCGAATACGAACTGATTGCGGAACGCGGCAGCCCGGCTGGAGAAAGCAGTTTGCGCTCTGAATCTCGCCGCGTGACGGTCAGAGGCGGCGATGTAACAGGCATCGAGTTGCGCTTATCGCCAATGGCTTCTATTGAGGGACGCATCGTCATTGAATCAACGCCGACCGCATGCGACCCGAAAGCCAGACCTTCCGTCGAAGAACTGACGCTCACCGCCCGCCGCGAAGAAAAGCCAAATGATTCTCCGGCACAACTTTTCCGCTATCCGGCGAGCCACGCGCCAAATGAAAAAGGAGAGTTCAAACTGCATTCCTTAACGGCGGGGCAACATCGAATCGAAACAAATTTGCCCAGCGTAACCTGGTACATCAAATCCGTCACTTCCGCAGGAACCTCGGCGAAGTCCGCAACAACAGATTTGATTCGCTCCGGCGTCGTGCTCAAATCGGGCGAAAAGCTTTCGGGCGTGACCATCACCATCGCCGACGGAGCCGCCGGCATTCACGGCAAAATCGTTTCGGCCAAAGAAGGCGGCAAGCTCCCTTCCCGTTTGCGCGTGCATCTGGTTCCGGCGGAACCGACGGCCGCCGATGATGTGTTGCGGTATGGCGAAACGCTGACTTCGGATGGTTCGTTCGCCTTCGCCAATTTCGCGCCGGGCAAATACTGGCTGTTGGCCAAACCGGTCGCGGACAGCGAGGCTTCCGACCGTTTGCCAACGCCCGTCGCCTGGGAATCCGTTGGAAGAGGAAAGCTACGTAAAGAAGCTGAAGCCACCAAAACCGAACTCGAATTGAAACCGTGCCAGCGCGTCAAAGATCACGTGCTGCGATGGGGACGGTAG
- a CDS encoding carboxypeptidase regulatory-like domain-containing protein has protein sequence MFPRTLILLLLILAFVGQAFTQTQTKIGTASIAGRVTLKGEPATGVFVGMQPQPSGLSSGPFAPDRSQYLRVQTDSEGRFKFSSLTAGQYRIVALAPGFASADDSPMGNGKMVNLADGETLESVELRLKRGAVITGRITDSSGNPMVEKEVQLMKMDARGNFSRFYFGSTDTRTDDRGVYRIHSLPGGNYKVSVGYSAEDGFRGDMSRLYFTKTFYPNTTDEKQAKVVELSEGSEASDIDIKIADAKKSFDIAGKVVEAETGKPVPGVRIGYGMLDPNGRIGGSVGIMASTDAQGEFQIPGVLPGKYLVFADARFDSQASTSDIYSDQTPVEVTDSDVTGVEVKAHRGGSVSGLAVVEGTNDPAILKQLSNINLSLGYSSGEQNLSSRIVRPNPDGSFRFNGVKPGKIMVRAYTPPDGLKLIRLEYSGAPITDGIEVQAGETITNVRVVFGYGTGVIRGQVKIVGGVIPEGLIRFLNVKPLSGAGSPFSVPVDSRNQFLVKNLPSGEYELRLVAYSENQTSDLAKLLSFLNKSTHRVTVGSGETPTEFVVDLSRKEDDK, from the coding sequence ATGTTCCCTCGGACTTTGATCCTGCTCTTGCTCATTCTGGCCTTCGTCGGCCAGGCTTTCACACAAACCCAAACCAAAATCGGAACCGCTTCCATCGCAGGTCGCGTCACGCTGAAAGGCGAACCAGCGACGGGAGTTTTCGTCGGTATGCAGCCGCAACCATCCGGTCTCAGCAGCGGCCCCTTCGCTCCTGACCGCAGCCAATACCTCCGCGTCCAAACGGATTCGGAAGGCCGCTTCAAATTTTCCAGTCTCACTGCCGGGCAGTATCGAATTGTGGCGCTCGCCCCGGGCTTTGCTTCCGCAGACGATTCGCCGATGGGTAACGGCAAAATGGTGAATCTGGCCGATGGCGAAACGCTGGAAAGCGTTGAGTTGCGGCTGAAACGCGGCGCAGTCATCACCGGACGCATCACCGATTCATCCGGCAACCCCATGGTCGAAAAAGAAGTGCAGTTGATGAAAATGGACGCGCGCGGCAACTTCTCGCGTTTTTACTTCGGCAGCACTGACACGCGCACAGATGATCGCGGCGTATATCGCATTCACAGTTTGCCCGGCGGCAACTACAAAGTCAGCGTCGGATATTCGGCGGAAGACGGGTTTCGGGGTGATATGTCGCGGCTGTATTTCACCAAGACCTTTTACCCGAACACCACCGACGAAAAGCAGGCAAAGGTCGTCGAACTCAGCGAAGGTTCCGAAGCCTCCGACATTGACATCAAAATCGCGGATGCCAAAAAGTCCTTTGACATTGCGGGCAAAGTCGTCGAAGCGGAAACCGGCAAACCTGTCCCAGGCGTCCGCATCGGCTACGGCATGTTAGACCCCAATGGCAGAATTGGAGGCTCAGTCGGAATCATGGCTTCCACCGACGCTCAGGGCGAATTCCAAATTCCAGGCGTGTTGCCCGGAAAGTACTTGGTGTTTGCCGACGCGCGATTCGATTCTCAGGCTTCGACATCTGATATTTACAGCGATCAGACCCCGGTCGAAGTCACCGATAGTGATGTCACCGGCGTGGAAGTCAAAGCTCATCGCGGCGGTTCGGTCAGCGGCCTTGCCGTTGTCGAAGGAACCAACGATCCCGCCATCCTGAAACAATTGTCCAATATAAACCTGAGTTTGGGTTACTCTTCGGGAGAACAGAATCTCAGTAGCCGCATTGTCAGGCCCAATCCTGACGGCAGCTTCCGATTTAACGGCGTAAAGCCCGGCAAAATCATGGTTCGCGCCTACACTCCCCCGGATGGATTGAAATTGATTCGCCTGGAATACAGTGGCGCTCCGATCACCGACGGGATTGAAGTTCAGGCGGGTGAAACCATCACCAACGTTCGCGTCGTGTTCGGATACGGAACCGGCGTCATTCGTGGACAGGTGAAAATCGTCGGCGGAGTGATTCCAGAGGGCTTGATCCGATTTCTCAACGTCAAACCTTTGAGTGGAGCAGGCAGCCCCTTCAGCGTTCCTGTGGATTCGCGAAATCAGTTTTTGGTGAAAAACCTGCCATCGGGAGAATACGAACTGAGGCTGGTTGCGTACTCTGAAAACCAAACCTCGGATTTGGCAAAACTCCTTTCCTTTCTAAACAAATCCACCCATCGCGTCACGGTTGGCAGTGGCGAAACGCCTACAGAATTTGTGGTTGACCTGAGCCGAAAGGAGGACGACAAATGA